A window of Acropora muricata isolate sample 2 chromosome 3, ASM3666990v1, whole genome shotgun sequence contains these coding sequences:
- the LOC136910697 gene encoding F-box only protein 21-like isoform X1 — protein MADEASGKTLDITLLVLADELIDMVLSYSFIDHRDLCRCAKVCKRLNVIATGNELWKKKALSRWNVWKTIPNENWMIVFRHRLSMENKVRLALQATALKHHNKIEVCKKDLDGFVRLKNEEPSLCCYVEDALCEILQEDVCKANLTHRYYAKKVQSHLKIHQLKSEWETYLALPDGQKQLEKGAMLIVRWILNEDDIDEQVIFSELDNIAQMVQESLCGNDSSIRIAVPSTMEERIARTDAANPVVIHPAACLRLLNSLKHVLYQQLHFKGNVDEYYKKENSLLHEVLKNRYGNPITLSILFIAVAKRLGVSLEPVNFPSHFLVRWKANQDPEAADSTAFKYIDCFNGGRFLSEEQCLEMLYMGNLGFNSHGFFEKATPRQVFIRMVANIINSYRTSGQQDNSRLLGLHSALNLALFLDPKDEGSRFLLARIQVHLEIDLEEAIKSCQELLNSGTSIDREVVESMLERATLKKAKEGLEDNTQKLRSDPRNSEVRFKVGMVMRHKLYNYGCVIFGWDPVCKMDELWIQQMGVDNLTGGRNQPFYNVLGDDCTQRYAAQVNLGEDANQPFNPHPQIGKFFKHFNGTWYTPNESLQQHYPEDVEDADG, from the exons ATGGCGGACGAGGCATCGGGGAAAACATTGGATATAACTTTGCTTGTGTTAGCTGACGAGCTGATCGACATGGTGCTTTCCTATTCCTTCATTGATCACAGGGATCTATGCCGTTGTGCTAAAGTTTGTAAAAGATTAAATGTTATCGCAACTGGAAACGAATTGTGGAAAAAGAAGGCACTTTCGAG GTGGAACGTTTGGAAGACAATTCCAAATGAAAACTGGATGATTGTTTTCAGACATAGATTGAGCATGGAGAACAAAGTAAGGCTTGCCCTGCAGGCCACAGCTTTAAAACATCACAATAAGATTGAAGTGTGCAAGAAAGACCTTGATGGTTTTGTGCGTTTGAAAAACGAAGAACCTTCTCTTTGTTGCTATGTGGAGGATGCATTGTGTGAAATTTTACAGGAAGATGTGTG CAAGGCAAATCTGACCCACAGATATTATGCAAAAAAGGTGCAATCACACCTGAAAATCCACCAACTCAAGTCTGAGTGGGAAACATATCTTGCATTACCTGATGGccaaaaacagctcgaaaaag GTGCCATGTTGATTGTTAGATGGATTCTAAATGAGGATGACATAGATGAGCAAGTCATATTTTCTGAACTTGACAACATTGCACAAATGGTGCAAGAGAGTCTGTGTGGAAATGACAGTAGCATTAGGATTGCAGTGCCAAGCACAATGGAAGAGAGGATTGCAAGAACTGATGCAGCTAATCCAGTTGTTATTCATCCTGCAGCTTGCCTGAGATTACTGAATTCCCTCAAGCATGTTTTATATCAACAGTTACATTTTAAAGGAAACGTTGATGAGtattataaaaaagaaaactcacTTCTTCATGAG GTGTTAAAGAATCGTTATGGTAACCCCATTACTCTGTCAATCTTGTTTATTGCTGTTGCCAAAAGACTTGGAGTCAGCCTTGAACCT GTGAATTTTCCCAGCCATTTTCTGGTGCGATGGAAGGCTAACCAGGATCCTGA ggCAGCTGATTCAACTGCATTCAAGTACATTGACTGCTTTAATGGAGGAAGATTTCTGTCAGAGGAACAATGTCTGGAGATGCTTTACATGGGAAATCTTGGTTTTAACAGTCACGGGTTTTTTGAAAAAGCTACACCAAGACAG GTATTCATTCGCATGGTGGCCAATATCATTAACAGCTACAGGACATCAGGGCAGCAAGATAACAG CAGGTTATTAGGACTGCATTCTGCCCTGAATCTTGCACTGTTCCTTGACCCTAAAGACGAGGGAAGTCGATTTCTTCTTGCACGAATACAAGTTCACCTGGAGATAGATTTAGAGGAG GCAATTAAAAGTTGTCAGGAGTTACTGAACAGTGGTACTTCAATTGATCGAGAAGTTGTTGAGAGCATGCTGGAACGGGCCACTTTGAAGAAAGCTAAGGAGGGTCTTGAGGATAACACTCAA AAACTTAGATCTGATCCAAGAAATTCTGAAGTGAGATTTAAAGTTGGAATGGTTATGAGGCATAAGTT GTACAATTATGGATGTGTTATCTTTGGTTGGGATCCAGTATGTAAAATGGATGAGTTATGGATTCAACAGATGGGTGTTGATAATTTAACTGGTGGCAGGAATCAACCATTTTATAATGTTCTTGGAGATGACTGCACACAAAGATATGCAGCACAAG tTAATTTGGGAGAAGATGCCAACCAGCCATTCAACCCACATCCACAAATAGGAAAATTCTTTAAACATTTTAATGGCACATGGTACACACCAAATGAGAGTCTACAGCAACACTACCCTGAGGATGTGGAAGATGCAGATGGATGA
- the LOC136910703 gene encoding rab-like protein 3 yields MAALEKVKILVVGDSGVGKTSLVHHICHNESISNPGWTIGCTVEVKLYDYKEGTPGMKSFFLEFWDVGGSASHQNCRSIFYNGVNGLILVHDLTNKKSFTNLRHWLTEVLGSGKDAGNVLNSKQSKSSSSTNKGGWLEFTIDIGDDFDREQFAGNQIPVIIIGTKLDQAGTARILSSSRGLNLAEEIGADMINLNCTDTKQLKPGTLNDKKLCAFFDKVIERRFYSRELPQFQTQAVLADSSKFYDRSKRKMV; encoded by the coding sequence ATGGCTGCCTTAGAGAAAGTGAAAATATTAGTTGTCGGTGATTCTGGGGTGGGAAAGACTTCATTAGTTCATCACATTTGTCACAACGAAAGCATTTCAAACCCAGGATGGACAATAGGTTGTACTGTGGAGGTAAAACTGTATGATTACAAAGAGGGTACGCCTGGTATGAAAAGTTTCTTTCTGGAGTTTTGGGATGTTGGTGGCTCGGCCAGTCATCAAAATTGTCGCTCTATATTCTACAATGGCGTCAATGGATTGATCCTTGTCCACGATTTAACCAATAAGAAATCATTTACAAATCTTAGACACTGGTTAACGGAAGTTCTTGGCTCAGGGAAGGATGCAGGCAATGTTTTGAATTCAAAGCAGTCGAAATCTTCCTCTAGTACAAACAAAGGTGGttggttagagttcaccattgACATTGGGGATGATTTTGATCGTGAGCAGTTTGCAGGAAACCAGATTCCTGTTATTATCATTGGAACTAAACTAGATCAAGCAGGAACTGCAAGGATTCTTTCATCATCTAGAGGATTGAATCTTGCTGAAGAAATAGGAGCTGATATGATCAATCTTAACTGCAcagacacaaaacagttgaagCCAGGAACTCTTAATGACAAGAAATTATGTGCTTTTTTTGATAAAGTTATAGAAAGGAGGTTCTACTCTCGTGAATTGCCACAGTTTCAAACCCAGGCTGTTTTGGCAGACTCATCAAAGTTTTATGATCGCTCAAAACGTAAAATGGTTTGA
- the LOC136910701 gene encoding 3-mercaptopyruvate sulfurtransferase-like isoform X2 — protein sequence MTVPTLVKAQRLRQLIHQTTKHLRILDASWHLPKEDRDARREYLAHRIPGANFFDIAECVDKSSPYDYMLPDTDDFSNYVSSLGINNHSHVVVYDNNNSGLFSSPRVWWMFRAFGHKEVSILDGGFPKWLAEGYPIESGPENKEKIEERTVFNASLNTGMFCNFDFVKANLPQQHCHVADARSSGRFYATDPEPRPNFPSGHIPSSKSVPYSQCFDPETKLMKTPEELRKVFEDAEQK from the exons ATGACTGTCCCGACTCTCGTCAAGGCCCAGAGGCTCCGTCAATTGATACATCAAACCACAAAACATCTCCGAATTTTGGATGCGTCGTGGCACCTTCCGAAGGAAGATCGAGACGCAAGGCGAGAATATTTAGCTCATCGGATCCCTGGAGCGAATTTTTTTGACATTGCTGAGTGTGTTGATAAGTCCTCCCCTTACGATTACATGCTACCAGACACAGATGACTTTTCAAACTACGTGTCAAGCCTGGGAATCAATAATCACAGTCATGTTGTTGTGTACGATAACAATAACTCTGGTCTGTTTTCATCCCCTCGGGTATGGTGGATGTTTCGTGCATTCGGTCACAAAGAGGTCTCAATTTTGGATGGAGGGTTTCCGAAATGGTTAGCTGAAGGTTATCCGATCGAATCGGGTCCAGAGAACAAAGAGAAAATCGAAG AAAGGACAGTGTTCAATGCTTCTTTGAACACAGGAATGTTTTGCAACTTTGACTTTGTAAAAGCCAATTTACCTCAACAACACTGTCATGTTGCGGATGCTCGATCTTCGGGAAGATTTTATGCCACTGATCCAGAGCCACGCCCAAACTTCCCATCTGGTCACATTCCAAGCTCGAAAAGTGTACCTTACTCACAATGTTTCGATCCAGAAACCAAGCTCATGAAAACTCCAGAAGAGTTAAGGAAAGTTTTTGAAGATGCAG agcaaaaataa
- the LOC136910697 gene encoding F-box only protein 21-like isoform X2 gives MADEASGKTLDITLLVLADELIDMVLSYSFIDHRDLCRCAKVCKRLNVIATGNELWKKKALSRWNVWKTIPNENWMIVFRHRLSMENKVRLALQATALKHHNKIEVCKKDLDGFVRLKNEEPSLCCYVEDALCEILQEDVCKANLTHRYYAKKVQSHLKIHQLKSEWETYLALPDGQKQLEKGAMLIVRWILNEDDIDEQVIFSELDNIAQMVQESLCGNDSSIRIAVPSTMEERIARTDAANPVVIHPAACLRLLNSLKHVLYQQLHFKGNVDEYYKKENSLLHEVLKNRYGNPITLSILFIAVAKRLGVSLEPVNFPSHFLVRWKANQDPEAADSTAFKYIDCFNGGRFLSEEQCLEMLYMGNLGFNSHGFFEKATPRQVFIRMVANIINSYRTSGQQDNRLLGLHSALNLALFLDPKDEGSRFLLARIQVHLEIDLEEAIKSCQELLNSGTSIDREVVESMLERATLKKAKEGLEDNTQKLRSDPRNSEVRFKVGMVMRHKLYNYGCVIFGWDPVCKMDELWIQQMGVDNLTGGRNQPFYNVLGDDCTQRYAAQVNLGEDANQPFNPHPQIGKFFKHFNGTWYTPNESLQQHYPEDVEDADG, from the exons ATGGCGGACGAGGCATCGGGGAAAACATTGGATATAACTTTGCTTGTGTTAGCTGACGAGCTGATCGACATGGTGCTTTCCTATTCCTTCATTGATCACAGGGATCTATGCCGTTGTGCTAAAGTTTGTAAAAGATTAAATGTTATCGCAACTGGAAACGAATTGTGGAAAAAGAAGGCACTTTCGAG GTGGAACGTTTGGAAGACAATTCCAAATGAAAACTGGATGATTGTTTTCAGACATAGATTGAGCATGGAGAACAAAGTAAGGCTTGCCCTGCAGGCCACAGCTTTAAAACATCACAATAAGATTGAAGTGTGCAAGAAAGACCTTGATGGTTTTGTGCGTTTGAAAAACGAAGAACCTTCTCTTTGTTGCTATGTGGAGGATGCATTGTGTGAAATTTTACAGGAAGATGTGTG CAAGGCAAATCTGACCCACAGATATTATGCAAAAAAGGTGCAATCACACCTGAAAATCCACCAACTCAAGTCTGAGTGGGAAACATATCTTGCATTACCTGATGGccaaaaacagctcgaaaaag GTGCCATGTTGATTGTTAGATGGATTCTAAATGAGGATGACATAGATGAGCAAGTCATATTTTCTGAACTTGACAACATTGCACAAATGGTGCAAGAGAGTCTGTGTGGAAATGACAGTAGCATTAGGATTGCAGTGCCAAGCACAATGGAAGAGAGGATTGCAAGAACTGATGCAGCTAATCCAGTTGTTATTCATCCTGCAGCTTGCCTGAGATTACTGAATTCCCTCAAGCATGTTTTATATCAACAGTTACATTTTAAAGGAAACGTTGATGAGtattataaaaaagaaaactcacTTCTTCATGAG GTGTTAAAGAATCGTTATGGTAACCCCATTACTCTGTCAATCTTGTTTATTGCTGTTGCCAAAAGACTTGGAGTCAGCCTTGAACCT GTGAATTTTCCCAGCCATTTTCTGGTGCGATGGAAGGCTAACCAGGATCCTGA ggCAGCTGATTCAACTGCATTCAAGTACATTGACTGCTTTAATGGAGGAAGATTTCTGTCAGAGGAACAATGTCTGGAGATGCTTTACATGGGAAATCTTGGTTTTAACAGTCACGGGTTTTTTGAAAAAGCTACACCAAGACAG GTATTCATTCGCATGGTGGCCAATATCATTAACAGCTACAGGACATCAGGGCAGCAAGATAACAG GTTATTAGGACTGCATTCTGCCCTGAATCTTGCACTGTTCCTTGACCCTAAAGACGAGGGAAGTCGATTTCTTCTTGCACGAATACAAGTTCACCTGGAGATAGATTTAGAGGAG GCAATTAAAAGTTGTCAGGAGTTACTGAACAGTGGTACTTCAATTGATCGAGAAGTTGTTGAGAGCATGCTGGAACGGGCCACTTTGAAGAAAGCTAAGGAGGGTCTTGAGGATAACACTCAA AAACTTAGATCTGATCCAAGAAATTCTGAAGTGAGATTTAAAGTTGGAATGGTTATGAGGCATAAGTT GTACAATTATGGATGTGTTATCTTTGGTTGGGATCCAGTATGTAAAATGGATGAGTTATGGATTCAACAGATGGGTGTTGATAATTTAACTGGTGGCAGGAATCAACCATTTTATAATGTTCTTGGAGATGACTGCACACAAAGATATGCAGCACAAG tTAATTTGGGAGAAGATGCCAACCAGCCATTCAACCCACATCCACAAATAGGAAAATTCTTTAAACATTTTAATGGCACATGGTACACACCAAATGAGAGTCTACAGCAACACTACCCTGAGGATGTGGAAGATGCAGATGGATGA
- the LOC136910701 gene encoding 3-mercaptopyruvate sulfurtransferase-like isoform X1, whose product MTVPTLVKAQRLRQLIHQTTKHLRILDASWHLPKEDRDARREYLAHRIPGANFFDIAECVDKSSPYDYMLPDTDDFSNYVSSLGINNHSHVVVYDNNNSGLFSSPRVWWMFRAFGHKEVSILDGGFPKWLAEGYPIESGPENKEKIEERTVFNASLNTGMFCNFDFVKANLPQQHCHVADARSSGRFYATDPEPRPNFPSGHIPSSKSVPYSQCFDPETKLMKTPEELRKVFEDAGIDLNKPLITTCGSGITACVVALASHLCGKSDTMVYDGSWVEWAQRASPNMIEKN is encoded by the exons ATGACTGTCCCGACTCTCGTCAAGGCCCAGAGGCTCCGTCAATTGATACATCAAACCACAAAACATCTCCGAATTTTGGATGCGTCGTGGCACCTTCCGAAGGAAGATCGAGACGCAAGGCGAGAATATTTAGCTCATCGGATCCCTGGAGCGAATTTTTTTGACATTGCTGAGTGTGTTGATAAGTCCTCCCCTTACGATTACATGCTACCAGACACAGATGACTTTTCAAACTACGTGTCAAGCCTGGGAATCAATAATCACAGTCATGTTGTTGTGTACGATAACAATAACTCTGGTCTGTTTTCATCCCCTCGGGTATGGTGGATGTTTCGTGCATTCGGTCACAAAGAGGTCTCAATTTTGGATGGAGGGTTTCCGAAATGGTTAGCTGAAGGTTATCCGATCGAATCGGGTCCAGAGAACAAAGAGAAAATCGAAG AAAGGACAGTGTTCAATGCTTCTTTGAACACAGGAATGTTTTGCAACTTTGACTTTGTAAAAGCCAATTTACCTCAACAACACTGTCATGTTGCGGATGCTCGATCTTCGGGAAGATTTTATGCCACTGATCCAGAGCCACGCCCAAACTTCCCATCTGGTCACATTCCAAGCTCGAAAAGTGTACCTTACTCACAATGTTTCGATCCAGAAACCAAGCTCATGAAAACTCCAGAAGAGTTAAGGAAAGTTTTTGAAGATGCAGGTATTGATCTCAATAAGCCTCTTATTACTACCTGTGGGTCAGGGATTACTGCATGTGTTGTTGCATTGGCTTCGCATCTTTGTGGCAAGTCAGACACCATGGTTTATGATGGCTCCTGGGTTGAATGGGCACAGCGCGCATCTCCCAATATGATCGAAAAGAATTAA